A section of the Humulus lupulus chromosome 2, drHumLupu1.1, whole genome shotgun sequence genome encodes:
- the LOC133819115 gene encoding vicilin Jug r 2.0101: protein MANMKAFILSSLLLATITSLAFAYDEAGGGGGGGRDRELQSELKQCQQRCQTQHRGQRQQQQCQSTCQSQYEAQRREEDERQRRERRGERDEEEFNPQDPQQQLQRCRQTCSQRFQGGQEKQLCDRRCQQVYERQQRERGGERDDEVELNPQDPQQELQRCQRTCSQRHQGGEEEQRCERRCQETYEQQQRERRGQRDDEEELNPQDPRQELQRCQQTCSQRHQGGQEQQRCERRCQETYEQQQKERRGQRDDEDELNPQDPRQQLQRCQQTCSQRFHGAEEQQRCERRCQETYEQQHRERGHGDRDSDEMNDHHREDPQRRLQRCQQDCRSQSRDQRQVQECQQRCQRRYEEERQRQQGRGREERDNDVTEREQRESRNNPYHFQSQRLQSRFQTDEGHLKILEKFSQRSELLRGLENYRLAVLEAQPSTFVSPHHCDADSVLVVTRGKGTINVLSQNNKESHNIERTDVVIVPAGSTVYMTNQDNKERLQIVKLVTSINIPGQFEELFPGGSAENPQSYFSAFSNNLLKQSLSATEEQIERLTGEQRQGQRQGRREGFIKRASQEQLRSLSQHATSPRRRGRESSGPVISLQNQSPLYSNSHGKFYEVNPQQNKQLKDMDVLVNWCELNQGTIMVPHYNSKTTILAMVVEGSGRMEMACPHLSRQSQRRGEQEEESQSGQIERVTAQLSPGDVFIVPAGHPIALVATSNEKLRVVGFGVNARNNERNFIAGKDNIIKQLEKEAQELAFNMQGSEVEQIFNQPKLSYFVPQQQQEGRDQSHPLSSILNLAGFA, encoded by the exons ATGGCGAATATGAAAGCTTTTATACTCTCGTCTCTCTTACTTGCCACCATCACCTCTTTAGCTTTCGCATACGACGAAGCAGGAGGAGGCGGCGGCGGCGGAAGAGATCGGGAGCTGCAAAGTGAGCTCAAGCAATGCCAGCAGCGTTGTCAGACTCAGCATAGAGGACAGCGGCAGCAGCAGCAGTGCCAGAGCACTTGTCAGAGTCAGTACGAGGCACAACGACGAGAAGAGGACGAACGACAACGTAGAGAGCGTCGTGGAGAGAGGGATGAGGAGGAGTTTAATCCACAAGATCCTCAACAACAACTCCAGAGGTGTCGACAGACTTGTTCTCAGAGGTTCCAAGGTGGCCAGGAGAAACAGCTATGTGATAGAAGGTGTCAACAGGTGTATGAACGACAACAAAGAGAGCGTGGTGGAGAGAGGGACGATGAGGTGGAGCTGAATCCACAGGATCCCCAGCAAGAACTCCAGAGGTGTCAACGAACCTGCTCTCAGAGGCACCAAGGTGGTGAGGAGGAACAGCGTTGCGAGAGGAGATGCCAAGAGACGTACGAACAACAACAGAGAGAGCGTCGTGGACAGAGAGACGATGAGGAGGAGCTTAATCCACAGGATCCCCGACAAGAGCTCCAGAGGTGTCAACAAACCTGCTCTCAGAGGCACCAAGGTGGTCAGGAGCAGCAGCGTTGCGAGAGGAGATGCCAAGAGACGTACGAACAACAACAAAAGGAGCGTCGTGGACAGAGGGACGATGAAGATGAGCTTaatccacaagatcccagacaacAACTCCAGAGGTGTCAACAAACCTGCTCTCAGAGATTCCATGGTGCTGAGGAGCAGCAGCGTTGCGAGAGGAGATGTCAAGAGACTTACGAGCAACAGCATAGAGAGCGTGGTCATGGGGACAGAGACAGTGATGAGATGAATGATCATCATCGTGAGGACCCTCAACGACGATTACAGAGGTGCCAGCAGGATTGTCGTAGCCAGTCAAGGGACCAAAGACAGGTTCAAGAGTGTCAGCAACGTTGCCAAAGGCGATATGAAGAGGAGAGGCAGAGACAGCAAGGAAGGGGAAGGGAAGAACGAGACAACGACGTTACAGAACGAGAGCAGAGAGAGAGTAGGAACAACCCTTATCACTTCCAGTCTCAGAGACTACAATCCCGGTTCCAAACCGATGAAGGTCACCTTAAGATTCTGGAGAAGTTTTCACAAAGGTCTGAGCTTCTCAGAGGACTTGAGAACTACAGGTTGGCAGTTCTAGAGGCTCAACCCAGCACTTTTGTTTCTCCACACCACTGTGATGCTGATTCTGTCTTGGTCGTTACTCGGG GGAAGGGAACCATCAATGTATTGAGTCAGAACAACAAAGAGTCTCACAACATTGAACGGACTGATGTAGTTATTGTCCCAGCTGGCTCTACTGTTTACATGACCAACCAAGATAACAAAGAGCGTTTACAGATAGTAAAGCTCGTCACTTCTATCAACATCCCTGGCCAGTTTGAG GAATTATTCCCAGGTGGCTCGGCAGAAAATCCTCAATCATATTTCAGCGCATTCAGTAACAACCTTCTTAAGCAATCACTGAGT GCCACTGAAGAACAGATAGAGAGGCTCACAGGAGAGCAAAGGCAGGGACAGAGGCAAGGCCGAAGGGAGGGGTTTATCAAAAGAGCCTCACAAGAACAACTGAGGAGCTTGAGTCAGCACGCTACTTCACCCAGAAGAAGAGGCCGTGAATCTAGTGGCCCTGTCATCAGTCTCCAGAACCAGTCCCCTCTATACAGCAACAGCCATGGAAAGTTCTACGAGGTTAATCCTCAGCAGAACAAGCAGCTCAAGGATATGGATGTGTTGGTCAACTGGTGCGAGCTCAATCAA GGAACTATAATGGTGCCTCATTACAACTCCAAGACAACAATTCTTGCCATGGTTGTGGAAGGATCTGGGCGCATGGAAATGGCTTGTCCTCACCTCTCAAGGCAGAGCCAAAGGAGAGGAGAACAAGAAGAAGAATCTCAAAGTGGACAAATCGAGAGGGTCACTGCTCAGCTCTCACCTGGGGATGTTTTCATCGTCCCGGCAGGTCATCCTATCGCCCTGGTCGCCACCAGTAATGAGAAACTCCGCGTGGTCGGATTCGGAGTCAATGCAAGGAACAATGAGAGAAACTTCATTGCTG GGAAAGACAACATAATCAAGCAACTTGAGAAAGAAGCACAGGAGCTTGCCTTTAACATGCAAGGAAGTGAGGTTGAACAGATATTCAACCAGCCAAAGCTGTCTTATTTTGTTCCTCAGCAGCAGCAGGAGGGACGTGACCAAAGCCACCCTTTGTCATCAATTTTGAACTTGGCCGGATTCGCTTAA